Proteins from a genomic interval of Apteryx mantelli isolate bAptMan1 chromosome 5, bAptMan1.hap1, whole genome shotgun sequence:
- the LOC106490127 gene encoding LOW QUALITY PROTEIN: OCIA domain-containing protein 2-like (The sequence of the model RefSeq protein was modified relative to this genomic sequence to represent the inferred CDS: deleted 1 base in 1 codon) — protein MSSEITQEKNQTAPLMQAGWPMFYCPISQTHNTAEIARICEECKKESFWYRALPLSLGSMLVTQGLVLKGIFSASPRFGSLPKMTIASILGFAIGKMSYIGECKKKFQKIGIAPSGPPQKRHCHHTCKECEAKLGSNEKEGPMPSAS, from the exons ATGTCTTCTGAAATAACCcaagagaaaaatcaaacagCCCCACTAATGCAAGCTGGATGG CCGATGTTTTATTGTCCCATCTCACAAACTCATAATACTGCAGAAATTGCAAGGATCTGTGAAGAATGCAAAAAGGAAAGTTTCTGGTACAGAG ctctTCCTTTGTCTCTTGGGAGCATGCTTGTCACCCAGGGGCTAGTCTTGAAAG GCATTTTCTCAGCAAGCCCCAGGTTTGGATCATTACCTAAGATGACAA TTGCCAGCATCTTAGGTTTTGCCATTGGAAAGATGTCATACATAGGAGAATGC AAAAAAAAGTTCCAGAAAATTGGTATTGCACCATCTGGTCCACCACAGAAAAG GCATTGTCATCATACTTGCAAAGAATGCGAAGCAAAATTGGGATCAAATGAGAAAGAAGGTCCAATGCCTTCAGCATCTTAG